Sequence from the Ascaphus truei isolate aAscTru1 chromosome 3, aAscTru1.hap1, whole genome shotgun sequence genome:
GCGATTGGGCACTGGTCAGGCTCAGTTAAGCTGCTGTTTCCTTGTGCCCAAAACAAATGTAAACAATACTGCATCTGTCCAAAAAGTCCATTTATTTGACAGTGAATCAGAATACACTAAAATAATGTAgtaatcattttttttctttcttgcatAGCACTGCAGTGCTCCTACCCTACCTTGCTCTTGTCCATTACTTCGATCTATTGGGACGGATGCACGCTGTCAGAACAGATAGACATATGGTTTTGAGTATACTCCACTTACCTTCAGCTGTCTTTTATATTACAAGCCAGTGTGGTGTTGCAGTGGTGGGATTACATCATACGGAACGGTGTTACGAGACGGCGGAGTTTGGCAAGAGGATACCGTGAACATGCAATGCAGTGAAACACTGTGTATCCACTGAGAATTGTTTATCTAATCCTCAATCCCCACCTCCCGCTACATCGGAGAGCTCTATTTGGATATCACAGTCAGTGTGGTGTTGCGGTGGTCTAATCAAATCTGATGGAATGGGGGTACGATACGGAGGAATGTTGGAAGAAGAAACCGTGGTTATATAATGCAGTGAGATGCTGTGTATCGGCTGAGGATTTTAAACTtaaccctccacccccaccccccgctacACCGGAGAGCTTCATCAAGGTATCAAGTGACAGAGTTACCTCATATACGCCACACAACATTGGGCTATGTCCAGGACTTGTACAGCTTGTTTATTATATATGGTCTGTTCTGTCTATTAACCCCTTGACTGGGTATTATATAATGGAAATTTAGGAACACCCTCTCAGGATTTAGGTCCTATTTTGTAAAGAATTTTGCTGGCACAACCAGTCCCTGCCTGGTACAGTTTACAATCTAAAagatttggtgcctgaggcaatgagataaaatgacttgcccatggtcacaagtCAATGCCTTTACTCTTTGAGCCACTCCTTCAATCATGTAATCTTAAGGAAGAAAACTGCTTGCAAGCAAATAATTGATTTAGTGTTACCTTTGTCTTGAACTTTTCTTGCACTGTCAGCAATCAGCTGCAAACAGGAATGCAGCACTGAAAATCAAAAATATTAATTGTTAAAAGGAGCAATGGCATTCAATAACAATTTGGTCTTGGGAGAAAGCAGTTTAATATACAACATTAGTAACTCCGTATCGGTTTAAAATGACGTCACTATCTATCAAAATGTTGATCTTAAACATGTTATATTATCCCAAATGAAATGCTGACCCAGTAGAGCATAAATGGAAACAAtagcatataaaaaatacatatacaatagAAAATAACAACCAACATTGGCTAGTTTAAAAGTTCAGATACTAAAAGAAAACATGTTTATTACTGTACTTCAAAAACTGTCTGCCATTCACATGTACACAGAATGTGacaaaaaaatgtacattttccTGGATTGCAATCATACTATGTTTAACAGAATTCTTCACATAAACCAACTTTAAAGACTGGTATTACACCCCAGAAATAAGAGGGGATATACTGTAGACTCACGAAACATGCAGTTAGCATGTGGCATCACTCTGATTGGGGTGCATTTAAAGTATCTAACACCTCAACAGTCTTTTTTTACTTCTCCAGAAACACCATAAAATGGTATGGATTATTAGTATGTAAATAATTAGAGTTTTTGCTCAATTTATTTTCCGTTTGGACAAGAAAAGTGAATTGTTTTTAGATGATAGCAGCTTTATTTCAAAGAAAAATGAAAAGATTTATGCATTGATATACTAAAAAGAAATCTTTCAAGACAAGAGATGTGCAAATACATTTTTGATGAACTGGAATTAGGCTAATGTTGGTGCTCATCAGTGATTATATCTTAAAATGTGCCAAGTACTCTTGATGCTAGCAAAATAATTTAATTTGAAGGTGCAGCCCTACTGTACCCGATTCCAGCAAGCAGCACACAGCAGTTTGGTATGTTTTATCCATAGCCTCTTAGATCATGATCCCTGAAGTCCAGTAAGTAATTTACAAGACATTCACCAAGATGTGATATGGGTTATAACTGATATCCACGTCAATGCAGACGGAAAAATATAAGCATCAGCACACCAATTGAAAAATCAATGAGTTTATCTTCCCGAATCACACACCTCTACCGCATAGGAAAAATTATTCTTTATTACTAAGGAAGACCCAGTATTGTGCAGGTCGAAccattatacagtattatgtaATATGGAAAGATTAGCAAGGGACATCAGATGAGCCCTAATAGACTCATTGAAAATTGTTAACATAACAAGGCATCTTAAAGATAAAAGAAGAAACAGCTGTCAAGACTTCAGAGTCAAATAcagttgtactgtatatgtgttgtACAACAGCATACTTAGATTTTGTATATGCATAGAATTTGTCTTGGGTTTGTTGTCTTCTTGGTAGGGATATGTGGAGATATGTACATGTACATTATATCATTTATTAATGGGTCCCTTATACTGAACAGTGTCAGTAATAAGGGGATTCAGAGAGGAACTCTAGCAATGAGGCAAGGGGAGTTGATATGTGATGTAACTAGTACTAGCTGTGCTCCACAAGATGGCTGTTGCTGGTTATTATAAAGGTTTGTCTCACTCCTTCAAATTAGTTACTGCTTTATAAACCCCCAAATATCATTACATGCCACTGGGTCTCCCTCTTCATGTACACATTTAATAGGTAGGTTTTAGACAATACCCACCAGACAGTTTAAGCCCCACTTCTCACATGGGAAATTTAAAAGTATAGATATATAAcattgttttttgttctttttctttgcATCCAAATCAATGGTTGTTAATGTGGGATCAATAACCCGTATCGCACCTTTGTAAAAGTAGTTATCAGTTATGATAACTTGTGGTGCTTTtttcagaaataaaaaaaaacacaatttaaaattaATTCAAATAAACCCTACTGTACAGAATGGTGAATGAACCATTAAGAAAATGCACATGATCACACCACTGGCCAACAACATGAAAACTGTTGGTAGGAAAATGCAGGATATCTTCAtcttgtaacggtgtttcccccaccctctgggagattctgccattacacggtgtgtggtggtgcatacctgcacgCTCACAGTAGATATGAGTCTCCGCCAATGTTGTTAGGGAAAACAGGACAGTCTTCTGGGGTACATCACTGGTCTCTATCTCTgacagtacagcgcctccatctgctgcaggctccagatatATGAAGGCAATCTGCTGCAGAAGAACTACTCCACTCACTCCAGAAAGATTGCACACTAGGCTGGAGTATATTAAACCGGAACTTCTTTAttccactgcttcagcacagtataaAACAAGCTTATGCCCAATACAGCTCACGCACAGGTCTTCAACCTCTGGCTGGTCCATGGACCTACACTCTAGGTCAATGGCCCCTGAAGCAGTCGTTACTCTTCCCTAGCCCTCTTGCAAGACCAGGGGAAtggtatcactcactctcccccaaggggaagaggaacagaagaTGCCAGACACCTCTGTGTgttaccagcctctctcaagcggGGAGAGGCACTGATTAAATGTAgtggtgcagccccttaagtacaagggaagaaggtaccaggtctgaacccaggattgggaagaacacaggcctagtcccactcctcccctgtcactcaagggagctgcttctgCGTGGAAACCCCAGGATTGGTCCTGTCActtcctgcactgttaccaggttTTACATGacagagggcagactggtagccaaaccaggcatggctacaatcTTCTATTGACATTAAAGCAATTTTTCAGGGAATATCCCTCATAAACAGGGAGAGAAGGTCAGTATAATTAGGATTTTAAAAGGGAAATATTTCTCAaactttataataaaaaaaaattgaggtCACACATTTACTTATAACCTGGCTAGAATTGGAGTTAAGGTTATTACTATTTTAGGTGTAGGTGGTACATTTGTTAAGTATTGCTATTGAGGGACCAATGCCATAATGTGTTTTGAATCCATAACAAAGCCACTTTTATTCATGCTAAATTCTGCCAACACTTGTAAGTTTGTGGAAGTAAACTGGGAACCCCCCTATGAAATAAttacattacaggcagtcctcggttatccgacccaatgcgttactcaaaatggcgttggatagcgaaacgttgtaaagcgaaacacgttttcccataggaacactgtttaaatgaaaggttccgttcctaaaggcatttttaacactaaaatacaccaaatattttacgtaggcaataagatatgcagcacacatataaatgatatagtgtatatactgtattatatatataatataacataataaataatatattatatagtataatataatattatatatatgctcttacgacgctttgctacgttgtttatgtgtatgtgtgtatatatatacacacatacacaaaaaacattgcaaagcgtcgtaagagcgttggataagccgttttggcgttgtaaaaatgaatataggtatgcattgcatagcgttggataagccattcgttgtaaaacgaagcgttgtaaaacgaggactgcctgtttTAGTTTTCACTATAGACAACAACTAAAGGAAAGCATTCAAACTTTGACAAACGCATTACAATCCAAGCAAGGTGATATTAACCTACCTTGTCCATCATCTCCAGGGACGAACCTTCGTGATCTGGTTTTCTTTAATAATAAATTGTCCACTTCTTTTTTTCCTTCCTGATGGCCCGTTGACGGCGTGTCTCTCTGTAAATGGCAAACTGACTTAATATAAAAGTGCAATCACAAATTTAAATATATTGGATGAGACTAAAGGGCAAATGCTACTGTATAATTTGGTTGTGGGAGAAGAACAGAAGGGCTAAATTAAAGAATGAAGGGCTATGAATTCATGGCTGAAAAAAATGGACCAAAATGCACAGTAATATGAAATATTCGTGACAGCAGTATAAACTTGATCCAGTCTGTAGCTTAGAGCTGATTAGCATTGGAAATGCACTCCGACTTTTAAATAGCCTAAAGTCTATAGATTTTGGAGACGTCAAACTCACTGCACTCTATTGGTTGCTACTACAGTGGAAAACAGTAGACAAAGAATATGATACACGACTTCCCCACCTCTGCCAGGATCTGGCAGCAAACTAACCTGCTGGGTCTCCTTCAAGGGGGTATATTTGCCACGGTTTGCTCCACTGCTGTCATTATACATCACTAGAGAGAGGGGATGCGGACTTGCCACAAAGCTTCTGTAGGACCTCAGCTCAGTTCGTAGGCTTGCAAGTTCTGCTTTCAAAACAATTATATTGTAAATTGATGCTGCTGTTAGGCAAGAGAACAGAAGTGTAGTAAAAGGAAGAAATACCGCAGAGAGAATTCCCTTTTGGTAAGAATGATATATTCTTTTCTCTTGAATGATGGGTGGAAAATAGTTTCTGGTTTTCATCTCTGAACCAATTGGCTACTGTGCTTAAAGTGAAACAAGATGTTTCGCTGCTTTTCTGTGTCGTTGGTCATCCATATTAGTGACTGAAATCTCTAGAAAGAATAGAATGCTTCCAAAAAGGTTACAGAAATATGTAGCCTGTTTCCTCCTTTTGTGGAGTTAGTCCGGATGATTTAACCCATGTTCGTTGTACAGTTCCTCAAGTCCGTCTGTCTTGTCTTTTATTTGGGTTATGTCAAATTATTTCCCGTATTCagccttcttcttctttttttttttttttttaaacagcttcCTTTAATACTGCATAATTGTGTCATTGTATATTTTGTGCGGGTACAAGCCAACTACTAGCCTTTAGTTACAGTACTTCTTCTTTTTAAAACGGAAGTAACATTTGAAACCAGTGAAAGAACATGCATGCCACCTACTGTTTTTATATTGTTCACTTGTGTCTTGGTTACATTGCTGCCTTACATAAACAGCCCGTATATTACTAACTCAGTATTAGTTGTAAAATGCTCtagcccaggggtggccaacccatGGCCCACCAGTCAGCCAGCATTTGGAATGGCTCAATTacaccccatccctccctccctccgctgtGACACATGGATATTTGGCACTGTCTGCTGTGGGAACAGAggcctcccccacctctccaagATAAAATTATcaggggagggggattgagtgagagagggggaattgagtgagagagagggggaattgagtgagagagagggggaattgagtgagagggggaattgagtgagagaggaggggaaattgagtgagagaggagggggaattgagtgaaagaggagggggaattgagtgatagagggggagaattgagtgagagCGAGAATTGAGTGAGAAAGGAGAAGGGGGGAATTAAGGGGGGAATTAAGGGGGGAATTAAGTGAGAAAGACGGattcagtgagagagaggggaactgagtgagggagagggagaattgagtgagagaggagtgggaggaggggtaATAAGTGTGAGGAAGGGTGAATTAAGTGAGAGAGGATTAATGGGATTgagtaagagaggagggggattgggggagagagtaggggggggggcagaaactGGATGTAAAGGGGCAGTGGGACAGTGTCTCACCCAAAAATATGTGCCTGTTTATTGGCTCGCCTGAAAAAAAAGTTGGCCTCCCTTGCTCTAGCCTATTTAACCTCAAACTCCAGAAAACTGTGTTCTGTGCAtgattatattactgtatgtagtGTAGCACACATACTTTTGAACTTTTGGTGTCAAATGCTTAATATTTGATAATTACTAAAGAAatacaaatgtaaaatatatttgTTGGACCGCTTCGATATGACAGCCAATGTGACATTTACACATGTATCCCATTTTTCCCATCACTAAAGGAACTACCGGTGCTGCCATTACCTGCTTGGCTAACAGAAGTGAAAACAAAAATTATGAGTGGGCGCAAATAGTGACGTGAATAAGTGCAATATGTGCAATATAAAGATtatataacaataaacaatattaTTAAGTGATTATAGAGTGAATAATAGTGATTATATAATTATAAAAGTGAAATACTCGTGTAAAATAATTGCTGCTCTAAAAACCTTTTTAGTGGACGGTCTGCAGACTCCACTTCAGTAGATATGTTTTTCCAGGAGGTAGGGGAGCACAAGAATCAATGtttcataaaaaaaacaaataaaaacacaacatagtgcaaataaagtttttaAATTTGAGAGATGTATGGAGGGATAATATTTCAGATGGAAACTCACATGGTCTCAATGTAAAGATGGCATTTTCAGAAATCAGtggctaatttatttattttatttatttataaaatattttaccaggaagtaatacattgagagttacctctcattttcaagtatgtcctgggcacagagttaagacaaataatacatggttacaaatacagttacataaatgaacagggtttacattatatgcaagacattgcatgcacagaatTTGCTTGATTCTGTCTGGAAAGATGAGAACTCACACTGTGTGCGATCTGATGTAGAATATGGGCACTCTAGATGATGTCGTCAATTTGATCACGATGTTGGGGTGAAGAGAAACGGACAACCATAGTGTGATCTGAGATAAATAATATACTTTATGGACAAgaataaaaaatgaacacttacacagTGTCCTAAGAATATAGGCACATAAAAAATGTGTGATCCCAGCGTAGCGGGATacacccctcacaggaaccaatagcaaTAGTAAAAACACACATGGGGTATATATCAAATGGTTTACTACACAAAGGATACAGCAACCTGTACtacacagtataacacacacacacaatacaataacactGGTTGAGTGTCCCCAAAATACATAGGGTGCGTAGTACCAATACCCCTGATGTCCTTCCCCCAATGTCTGTCCCCACCCAAAATGTAGAGAGTAGCGCTAGCCCTGCGGaccgttggtgcacatatatgCGATACCttcccgggcactccagtacccgggtatCGTCAAATAACACAAAGGATTAATCTGATCCATCCGACCCGACTCTGCGTGGGGTAAACtcccgctggagggtctcaccgCAAGAGTCTCTTAGTTaagtggtgatctggtcccagaccacaggccgcatgtCACCGGGTGGCATCTTATCACTGGTGCCTAACACAGATAAGGCTACAGTGGaaatgtccctatctggggcaTTTCCCTGTATCAGCCACAAACTAAAAATGGTCGGGGCCTAACTAGGGCCTGTGGGGCaactctaggcctagtccagggaagcactgctccctggacactacctgctcagTCGCCGTCCTGCTCCCGACTGTGTGCGAGTCCCTAGCAccccaaatgtatctatcttgcCTCAGGAGATCcggggagccctattggctgttgcgtGTCACATGATAACCagtccctggggctgctgggacctgtagttcccctgcagagctactctaagatggccaccgccacTACActgtcactgcgcatgcacagacaaTCCAAGATGGAGATCCCCTGCAGATGGGACCAACGCGGAGTACCGGAGTGCCCCCACTAACAGTCACAATTCCACCTGGCGTCTCCCCGCATGCGCCCGTAGTCCCGGCAACTGCGCGCCACGGCAGAGCAGCCATAGTCTCCCCCTTTCCCGCACCAGAGGTATGGGGGCTAGGGGTTTCCGGCTACACACAAATTTCTTAAGCAACaggaaaaaaaatcaacatacaacTCCCTCAACATTTAGCAACACATCCTTAGGAAATATCCCGGGTGCCCACATTTCTTATCCTGGTGCCTAGGTTGTAGAGCAGCGCTGATCGACCGGTCAGTTACAGCCATGACCGGCAACCATGCAGCCTATCCTGCTTTTCTAGCATGTGGATAGGTTGTGCTGTGCCACAACATATAGTAAGTGCCAGAATTACACTATTGGGGAACCAGGACCTGGATTTTTCTAAAGGATTTCTTTCTTAATGTTGCAGTGAGTTATAACAGTAGATTTTTTTCTTGTTGCAGCTGAAATTTATGTCAGTCAGCACTGCGCCACATAGTATGGTGGGaggtgagaggggctgggtgcgAGGTAGGGGAGGACGGAGCGCTGCATGACTATGTCCATCTCTGCTCTCATTTTTGCCAGTGCTGCTAATTtgtgacaggaaggggaggagttTAAGTGTCTGTGCcagtgggagtgagtgtgtgtgtgtcagagtgtgtgtgcctgagtgtcagtgtgtgtcaatgTGAATCAATGTGAGTGAGAGAAGAGGAAGAGGGGAATTAAGTAAGAGAGGGGGAAATTGAGATAGAGTGAGGGGTGCCTTAACATTTGCAGGGCTAAGGTAATATGCTGGCAGCGAGACCCTCTGGTGGAAGTAATCAGGGGCAAGTCTTTGAAGAGTggctctcctcctgcagcgtcgcacCGTCATGAGATGTCTCGTTTTCATGGCAATGCATCATCATGTGACAACGTGGTTCCCCATGACAACGCACCGCTGCAAGAGGAGGTTAGCTTGGAAGAAGGTAAGACTTTCCCCTCTCAACACACATaccccctgggttgagaagcgGTCCTGCCAGTCCGTAAAGTTaccagctccctcctccagtcGGGTGGAAGTTGGATCCTGGCACCGACAGGATGAGGGAGAGGAAGGAGCGCAAGGCCCCCGGAGGCGCAGGGGCCCAAGACAACCACTTGCCCCAAGGGTGGGCCTGAtaagagtgtgtctgtctgtctctcattcACACTACCGATAAGGTGTATGGGGAGGAAGGGCTATGAGAGCCCCCTCCCTAGCACACACACTGGCTCCAAAAAAATCTGTCTGGCTTCTAATTTTTATATTGTTGTCCACCTTAGCCAGCTCCTGCCAATTAGTTTAATTCTGAATATGGATAAGTAAACTAAATTTTATTTCTTGAATGCAGAGCagtgaaataaaacaaacagatATAGCAGCTGTTATTGCAATttgcagcgggacacacacagaatgTGCCAGCAGGAGCAGTCTCCATTGTCCAGACATTCGCCGCTTGTGAAAAAAGGGCGGGGCTAACCCACTATTGTACCTGCTGGAATGCACCAGCGGGTACAATAATGCCAGCTATACCTGTAGCTAGTGACATTGTCCCCCATCTAACACAGTTACTATACTTCAGAGTTGATTTAGGATTCTCCCCTCCACAAAGAATCATAACACTTtatcttaaaaaaaaactaatactTCAAGACAGTTTTTTTAGACAAATCATGCAATCTGAAGTATTTTATATTGTCTTATGTACACGTATGAGTACAAAACATCTGTGCAGCTTATTGACAGACTGATCATGAAATCGTGCATTTAAAAACATCAATGCAGCTATAATGGAAATGGATCTACTGCAATGTATGCTGTCCGTCACCTAAACTTTTACTTTCGTTTCTTTCTAACAACTGTGGTTTTACAGAATGAAAGTTTTTGACCACACTATGTTTGTTCTTCCTATTTTGTTTGCACAATTCTGTAGCCAAGACAGGTTGCACCTGTTTCCTAGAGGAAAACATTGGTTAAGGTTCAAGCTATGCAAACATGAGAGACTGACATGGCTACCAAAATTCTGCTAGTTGCagttcattaaaaataaaatacctgcactgataaaaataataataattggccCAGCTCTAATCCCGTTTTATTCATGACAATAAAAGTCTGGCTGTGTTCCATTGACTCTCGACTAACACAAACATACATTACAACTCTGCACATTTAACAGGATGCATTAGTATTTTGGTTTCTGTATCTTGTCttgcattgtacagtatgatgtgtaacgggtattccaccccacccaatcgcatatgtatatatatcgggGGTGAGTAGAACATACAGCGTTACccggtgtgtggtgctttacctgttggctcgcaggagagctgaacttccgccacggggaacctggggcaattatattacgAGTATTACGgtactcagtgcagcgcctccatctgcgatggctcccaccagagggggagtagttcctcgcaggacatatACAAATAACCAATACGCAATGAcatatattaactaataccatttactaGCATGCGGAGCAAACATATTACATCAGTACCATATTACCTGGTGTCCCTCTCTcagaggagacacttactaccGCGTCGTACAGGATGCTACACTCggacgccacggcggacgccaacactttatgtGCCACGGCGGACaccaacactttatgcgccacctCCCACggaatgatcccaccccgtgtccagtagccCCAATGTCTCACACTATCAAGTCatatacatgtgcgtgtgtgactgcgcagtcactatgtctgatgataggccttgttggtgcacttgatgttggactattacctgccgagcact
This genomic interval carries:
- the TNFSF13B gene encoding tumor necrosis factor ligand superfamily member 13B; its protein translation is MKTRNYFPPIIQEKRIYHSYQKGILSAVFLPFTTLLFSCLTAASIYNIIVLKAELASLRTELRSYRSFVASPHPLSLVMYNDSSGANRGKYTPLKETQQRDTPSTGHQEGKKEVDNLLLKKTRSRRFVPGDDGQVLHSCLQLIADSARKVQDKDDSSIIPWLLSFKRGTALEEEGNKILIKETGYFFIYGQVWYTDELFAMGHLIQRIKAHKVGNDPSLVTLFRCIQNMPQTHPNNSCYTAGIAKLEEGDELQLTIPRNKANISLKGDGTFFGAIRLL